The segment TTGCTGCAGGCATTATCTCTTCTAAAAGGAACCAAAGAAACACAAAGTTTGCAGCAACACATAGGGATCTACTGGTTGGTGCAAGCAATGAATGAATCCATTTCATCAAAATCTTTCATAAACCTGACTGTTTGTTATAAGAGATCTTTCATCATTCTATGGAAATAAGAATCTAGTACATAAATTATGCAATTCACATACAATACTTCTAAACCTCTTCACATGGATTAAGATtagaaaaggtaaaaaaaaaactgtgttAAACAAGAGCCCTCGGCATTTTTTTGGTAGGAGAAAAATAACTCATCAGACCTAAACTCTACTCATTGCTTTCAGGAGATTCAGCACCAGGGTTCGGATTGTTGAAGCCAACACTTGTTGGAGCAGCAGCTGGATTTGTATGATAAGGAGGCGGAGGAGGAAGTCCATTGTAATTGGGAGGTGGTGGACCACCTTGACCTGGTATTGGAGCCAATCCTGGTGGCCTAAGCATACCGTTttgtggaggtggtggtggtaaAGGAGCTCCAGGTGGTGCCATCATCTGTGGTACTCCTGGAGGAGGCATGTAACCTGTAAAGGTACAATATTACATATCAATTAAACAACTCAATGCAAAGACTCATGGTACATTACATCACATAAGTGCAAACCAAATCTCAGATCGATCAAGTGTAAATCCGTGCACCAACCAAGCGGgttataactttataattctAGTAAACAGACATTACCTTGACCAGGCATCATGGGTCTAGGTAGAATAGGAGGTCGCATCCCCATAGGCATAGGCATCATAGGAAGGCGAGGTCTAGCGAGCATATGCTGATTAAACACACCACCAACCTGATTGTACGCTGCAGCTTGGCCAAGATGCTCTTTAATCCTCTGATCAATCAGACTTTGCGTTTGCTGTTCCTCAAATTGCTGATAGTATGTTCTTACATTCGCCTGCACATCATCATAACTCCTTAACTTAAAAACAGAGGTACCAAgacaaaacatataaaacatTGTGGAATTCTTTATGTAATAACCTTGTGTTTGTAACCAGAGTTGTGCTGCTTCCTCACGGATGgctgaaacaaaagagaaaacatataaaaacatGAGTGATAGATGATAACAAACAATAGGCAAGTAAAAACTAAGTCAAGCCAAAAGCAAGAATCGaaccaatgtttttaaatcTATAACCTAACTGACAATACAACTAATGTTAAGTTCATTAGCTGcctataactaaattaaaaccTAACGGAGATTAATTTCAATACAAGTAAATTCAGTTCATCAACAACTGCGACGCATAagcaaagagagaaaaaaaggaagGAAGACTTACGGAGTCGTGGGTGAGATAAGTGTCGCAATAATCACAATAATACCTGCCAAAAATCAACATTAAGCAAAATAAAACCTAATATCGAACTACATATGTATCACTGTAAGGCTAATAATAAAGATCTAGAAACCCTATACCTCGGCATCGTGAGAGACAGCAGCAGCAGCGAGAGGAAAGACGACAAGTGCAAAGAGTCGAGTTTTCCTTGTCTTAAAAAGGATGAATTCTCATCCAATGGTTTAGATTGGTTTATAATATCTAACGGTTATTAACAACCGGAGAAGTATCTTTATTAGAACGACGTCGTTTCGCACGACgcatattaaaaaacaaaaacaaagggAACACATCATTTCCCAGAAAggaacaatgatcggagatatCTCCCCGCCGGTTGCTTCAATCCCAGGTTCGTCGGATCTTTTGCTTTTGACTCTCTCTATGTGAATCATGCTTGAATCGAGATTTCAATGGAGGTGATATGTATGTGTAGTTGTTGAAGGAAACGCGCAAGCGATGAATTCGAAGAAGCTTCTTCCGCCGCTATCGACGGTGGCGTCTCACTTCGGCACAAGCGGATTGTCCGTCGCGTTAGCTACAGGCGTCACTCATCCTCTCGGTTAGATTCCTcattgccttttttttttcttcactcCCTATGAATCCAATTATTGAAAATGTGGTCAACGTTGGGTCTACTAATACCGGTTCAATTCGGTTAAGGGATGAGATTGTTATTCAATCATTTACTCATCTTAAATTGTTTGCGTTTTCCAGATGTATTAAAAGTAAGGTTGCAGATGCAGCATGTGGGCCAAAGAGGGCCTTTAATCGGAATGGTAATACTTCTTccgttttgatttaattaaggaaaaaaaaattctgttttaaaatAAGTGTGTTTTTAAAGTTtgaatgcaaaatttattaagattatccgctttatttttctattggttgaaatatgattatatgtataggtaattatgtttttattttagaaatatacaaaatcatatgttttcttaatctgTGTGTAATCCTAAAacgacaattaaaatgaaactgAGAGAGTATAATGTTGTAATGAAATAAGTAATGACTTCTCTTGATGTTATTGGGGTTGTTAGATTAACTccttaaatgtattttatagaCAGGAATCTTTCTTCAACTAATGAAGCAGGAAGGGCCTAGGTCTTTGTACTTGGGTTTAACTCCTGCTCTCACTAGATCAGTACTCTACGGGGGTCTCAGATTAGGATTATACGAACCAACCAAGGTTTGTTTTGATTGGGCGTTTGAGTCTACCAATGTCTTGGTCAAGATAGCATCAGGCGCATTCGCTGGAGCGGTTGCCACTGCGTTAACCAACCCGGTTGAAGTTGTCAAGGTAGATGAAACCATGAAACCTTAACCTCAAGTATTGGTTTTAAAAGAATCTTTCTGTTTAGGTTAGGTTGCAGATGAATCCAAACGCGGTTCCCATTGCGGAGGTGCGGGAGATAGTTTCTAAAGAAGGTATTGGAGCTTTATGGAAAGGAGTTGGTCCTGCCATGGTTAGGGCTGCTGCATTAACTGCCTCACAGCTTGCAACATACGACGAAACCAAGCGGGTCATTTTCTAAGACTTTACTATGCTGTTTTCTAACGTTTCCAGCTTCTAAAGTATATTGTGAATTGCAGATTCTGGTTAAACGGACTTCTTTGGAAGAAGGGTTTCATCTTCATTTGTGGTAAAACCATTACCCAATTCCATTGCTATATTCGGAGATTAATGTACAGAAACTAACTTAGTCTAGCACTTGATGAATGAAGCTCAAGTGTGGTTGCAGGTGTAGTAAGCACTCTGATAACCGCGCCCATAGACATGATTAAAACCCGCTTGATGTTGCAGCAAAACTCTGGAAGCGTCAGAATCTATAGAAACGGGTTTCATTGCGGTTACAAGGTAATGTAATCTCGGTCCCTTTTTCTTATACATTACAGGATTTGCGTGCGTTGGAGTTTAATGTTTTGTATCTATGTATCATCCTTCAGGTTATTCGCAAAGAAGGCCCTCTGGCACTTTACAAAGGGTTagaaaaaataatcattttctTGAGGATAATGTAGTTGAAACAATtcttattaaaaagaaataaaaacttttaatgTTGTCTTCATTGACACAGAGGCTTTGCGATTTTTGCACGGCTGGGGCCACAAACGATGATCACGTTCATTCTCTGCGAGAAGCTAAGATCACTAGCTGGACTTCACAAAATGTAGCCACTGACTAGTTCATGCCTGTCCGGTTCCAGCTAAGTTCTACtccaatcatttttttttcaccaCCAAAAGTTTTATTGATCATTTATTTGTTCTGTGTTCACTATGCATGTGTTTAATGTACCATTCAAAGGATTAGCACAAACTTTTATTATAAAGAAAAGTACTTCCACGCTGGATGTGAAGTAtgcatttttttcttgattagTGTGGATAGACTTTGAATTGAAATGTAATTATCCAAATACGTAGTGGTTATGTTGAAAGGATTTCTATATTGCAAAGTGTGCGTCACTCTAATAATACTAGTCTCTATCATGAAGAATacaattttgtgtttataattgAATATTAACTAATTATCCAACTAATTATGGTGGAAGTTGGTTGTAGACAAAAATACGCGGGACTGTGTGTGTGTAACATGCACGTTAAGAACTTGTAGGGTCGTAACGTTAAAGGTGAATGAATTCAGGGGTCTATTTGTTGGAAATAGGAGaaaaaatttgtaattttgtgGCGTGGAGAAAGGAACAAGTTGGAGCAGCTCGAGTCTCTTGTTTTTGGGTCGCGTTGGTGGCGTGACAGCCTGTCATGCTTATGTTTTTGCCCCTCAGTTCACGATTTATTAACGGTTTTACCATTCTGACTATTGTCTCTCAGACAATGACCTGTCAGTTGTGCTCCTCTTGCATTATTTTTGACATCTACGGTCAAACTCTTTCCGGTATtagatcaaaaatattttactcgGAAACTTTGAAATATAtctgatattttattaatatattaaaagttttCAATGAATAAATATAACACTAGTTGATAAACAATACTGATGATttatatagttaaaataatCAATATTGT is part of the Brassica rapa cultivar Chiifu-401-42 chromosome A09, CAAS_Brap_v3.01, whole genome shotgun sequence genome and harbors:
- the LOC103846873 gene encoding U1 small nuclear ribonucleoprotein C — protein: MPRYYCDYCDTYLTHDSPSVRKQHNSGYKHKANVRTYYQQFEEQQTQSLIDQRIKEHLGQAAAYNQVGGVFNQHMLARPRLPMMPMPMGMRPPILPRPMMPGQGYMPPPGVPQMMAPPGAPLPPPPPQNGMLRPPGLAPIPGQGGPPPPNYNGLPPPPPYHTNPAAAPTSVGFNNPNPGAESPESNE
- the LOC103846855 gene encoding mitochondrial substrate carrier family protein ucpB isoform X2, yielding MIGDISPPVASIPGNAQAMNSKKLLPPLSTVASHFGTSGLSVALATGVTHPLDVLKVRLQMQHVGQRGPLIGMTGIFLQLMKQEGPRSLYLGLTPALTRSVLYGGLRLGLYEPTKVCFDWAFESTNVLVKIASGAFAGAVATALTNPVEVVKVRLQMNPNAVPIAEVREIVSKEGIGALWKGVGPAMVRAAALTASQLATYDETKRILVKRTSLEEGFHLHLCSSVVAGVVSTLITAPIDMIKTRLMLQQNSGSVRIYRNGFHCGYKVIRKEGPLALYKGGFAIFARLGPQTMITFILCEKLRSLAGLHKM
- the LOC103846855 gene encoding mitochondrial substrate carrier family protein ucpB isoform X1 gives rise to the protein MIGDISPPVASIPVVEGNAQAMNSKKLLPPLSTVASHFGTSGLSVALATGVTHPLDVLKVRLQMQHVGQRGPLIGMTGIFLQLMKQEGPRSLYLGLTPALTRSVLYGGLRLGLYEPTKVCFDWAFESTNVLVKIASGAFAGAVATALTNPVEVVKVRLQMNPNAVPIAEVREIVSKEGIGALWKGVGPAMVRAAALTASQLATYDETKRILVKRTSLEEGFHLHLCSSVVAGVVSTLITAPIDMIKTRLMLQQNSGSVRIYRNGFHCGYKVIRKEGPLALYKGGFAIFARLGPQTMITFILCEKLRSLAGLHKM